GACAACCATACTTTTGGGTTTACCCTTCTTGAAATACTTTCATGTTGTTTCCACCCACACTGCTCTCTTTGCATGTTGTGGAACTCCCTTCAGCATAGTTAGTCAAGTATTCCATGGTAACTTGTGCACTAAGCAAGTCTTGAACTTTTTGACAATGAAGTTCTATCCTTGTCCATGGTTTCAATCCtttaagaaaatagaaaaaacttGTCTTTCTTGACATGTCccaaatatccaacatcaaagcaaaaaTCTATTTCTTCACATACTCCTTCATTGAACCATTGTGCCTAAAAGCTCTTAGTTTACATCgagcattgtactcaacattcttaggaaagaattggaTTTTTTGATCTCTCTTTAAGGCTTCCCAACAATCAATTACATAGTGTTCATTCTAAATTTCATCGTACTTGGTATACCATCACAACTTAgagtcaccaaccaagtacactGTTGCGGTATTTACTTTCACCTGTTCTAAGTTTTTTTCTCATTGCAtgaaagtatttcttcatgtcaAATAAGAAGTTCTCCAAGTCTTTAACATCACGAGCACCCCCAGATGTTATGGGTTTTGACACCCTAATTCCTCTATACCTAGCATTGGAGTTTCCTATAGTAAGAATTATCATGTTTATATGGTAGTCAACTCCACCATTTGAGCTTGTAAAGTTTTACACTATATGGTGGAGGCCCTCTGACATCTTCACCATGGAACTTTATTGATATTTTCATGATTCCTCGATCTAAAGCATTAACACATTCAACAAGTTTGACCATCTTTATGACCATATTGTTAGTTGTATCAACCTGTGCGTCTAGTGCTTCATTCTCTTGGTATTGGTTTGTATGGTCTTTTACCAATGCTTAACTTAATCTCACAACAAAGGCAACTGAATTCATATAGTAATTGACCAAACTTTAATGCCGATTATTATGGCCTGAGTATGTCACGCCTTGTGAAGAGTTGTGTGACACTAGTTAAAGTACTCTTGATTAACTAGTCAATCAAAGATTACCATGATTTGTTGAAAGTAAAATAagtaaaaatagtaaaaaaaaaatgacaagtgGCAAACATTGAAGCAATGCAATTTATTGTCAAATAACTCCATAAGCAatgtgtgtttagcaagggaagCAAGTAGGTTAAACACAGTTAAaaaatgctagtgagttttacaaggaacactcaccctcccttaaagaactttatatgttattttaattCTGACAATAGGAAACTCAAATTGTCTGAGGAATCATATTCCCTTTTTTACACTAAATCTTACACTTAAAGCATAAAAGTGatactactatttacatgatggtaaaTTATCCTATGCATACAATTACATAACTTGCGACACCAACGCTGAAAGTTAAAGTTTAGCTCGTATAAACTCAATAGCAAATCTACATAAAGGAAAGTAGTCTGTCGCTATTCCATCCCTTTTTTCAACCCTTcccaaaattagaacttgagatTTCAATATGAAAGCCTCACCGTCTAGTGAGAGAAATTATATAAGAAGAAATGTGGAATCCATCCTCATATGATTTACATATAGTTAGAAaacaaatacatatacatatggaGAGATGAGTACATTGTGTACTTTCGTAGTCGTTGGGATGTTCTCTTAGggataattaatatatatatatatatatatatatatatatgtagattgCAATCATAGACAATATattctttaaaatttatttttttgaattatcaAATCTAGGATCTTTAAAACAAATAATGTGTGTCTGCCACCCCTAATTTAAATTAATGCAATTTTTTTAGTCATTAACTTTAAACTACATCTTTTCCTTGAGAAATATTACAGGGAATGTTACCCCTAAATTGGATTTAAAACTCACCGCCACAAGATGCATTAATGCTAAAAACACACTAAAGCAATATTCAAAGGAGAAAGACTCATAAGAAATGATCTcctccacatactatttgagatcCTCTAATCACAAGATGTTATGTCAGCATTTGAATCCATACAAGTGAAAGGTATTTCTTGATATAAGTCCCAATAATGTGAGTTTGGTATCACTTTAGTGAGTTCAAATAAGAATACAATATTTTGTGATTAGAAGATTTCAAATCTTATGTACATGATATCTCTTACAAGTCTTTCAAAATTCACACAAAAGCATATCTTTCACTTGTAGAAGATGTAATATCACATTATATAATTGGTGGGTTTCATAACTCAGCTTAAGTGTAATATCACATTATATAATTGGTGGGTTTCATAACTCAACTTAAGTGTAATTACACTTAGGCAACGACGCAGCCTAAGTGTAATTACTCATAACACAGCTCAAGTGTAATTAAGTTTGAACTAGTCTTGCCAAATCAAGTAGCATTCTTTTAGGATGGAAAGATTCTAGGAAATAACCTAGTCCACACCAGCTGGCCGTACGGTTATGTTACCACTGCTTGCGGAGAATTTTTCTTCTTACTTCACAAAGAACTTAGAAATAAAGGTGATTTAGTTGTCTGATCTACCTGAGAACTGTTTGGTTAATttcatatatattaatttattttgatcTGCATACGTACATCTGGTATAATAGTCATGGGGGCATTGGCCGGGAAGAGATCATCAGTGGCGAGCTTGTTGTGGGTGATGGTGGTGGGGGCGGGTGGTATTCTAGGGTGGTGCACGGCGGAGGTTTACGAGGTCGGTGGCTCTGCTGGTTGGACAACCACCGGCAAAGTTGATTACCAGAAGTGGGCTGCCTCTCAGAACTTCAAAGTTGGCGACATCATTcgtacgttttttttttttttaggcatcTGATCTTTTAAGCCTTGTGCATGTATTAAATTTGTCCAAATTACTCcatctaaattcaaatttaaggtccGAAAATCATGCTTTGAAATACAGTATTAGTTGAATCTCTCATCGTAGGCATTATAATATACCGTTGAATCTTACATCCATAAAGACACAAATTAATATAATAGCATGCACCATAAGATGGATGGATTGACATAAGATATATGAAGAGTGAAACTCTTTTGTCACGTGTTTTACATCTAAAAAATAAGTATATGAACAACATTGAGGGATAggtcccatgtataatttttttattagaaGAGAGACCATAAATTTTCTACGCATGGAAAATGTCTTATTACGGATCAATCTCTATGACAGACTAAAGATAAATCTAATACAAGTTAAAACTTTAATAATATAATGTCACCTAACTTATAGCTGGTGgcttataaatatataaattgaaatagaattgaagttctATGTAAGATATAATAAATTGCAAAAGAAtagtatttaaaatttcaaaaaatgcaTCTCGAGTGGTGTCTTGACTAAACATATTGGGCCTTACACCCCCCATATATCTTATGCCTTTAACCCGAACACCACGCTATATACATTTTTAGAGaggtttattattttttttcaaaataaaaaagtcACTCATTCAAGCATTTTTGTTGTTACTTGTCAATTATCATTCATTATCTATTCTACATTatgaattaataaaaaatttaaaatagctatttgttttacaataataaatattttcttttgtaattatatttatatagttCCTAGTTAACACATTATATTTTTGCCCAACCGTACTCTTGGAAGCATGGATTTTGAATTTGGATTCTAGGTATTAAACTTTGTCAAAACTAcataaatatgaatttgaatttaaaggtCCCGGGTTATTATTATACTTGGAGCATGTATTGAATTATATAGCATCTAAGTCATAAACTAATTTAAATTTTGTGTTTGAGAGCTCTTAATATTCGTAAGTATAGATTTCATAAGttaataaaatttgaatttacaaAGATTTGAACAAAACAttcatattaatatatatattcaaattcaaaacttaaaattctcactACCAAACACAaactataatttttaataattttttttattccatACTAAAATTTCCtctataaataaatatattaattaattatatatatgtgcatattAATTCATGTATGTAATGAATGTAATGTACGTAGAATTCGTGTATGGCAAGGCATACGACAATGTGCTACGAGTGACCCACGAGAAGTTCCAGAAGTGCGACACAACGGCGCCCTTTACGGTGTACAGCACCGGCAACGACTCCGTCACCATTAAAAGCCCAGGCCACCTCTACTTCATCTGCGGCTTTCCCGGCCATTGCCAGGCCGGCCAGAAAGTCGACATCCGTGTTCTCGGCGACGGCACCAACCCTCCCGCTGCCGCTCCCAACGCTCCCGGTCCTAATCCCCAGTCCCCGCCGTCGCCCGCCCTGCCTTTTCCGACGACCCCTCCCACCCCCGAACCTCCTGCTCCTCCGTCTGATAATTCCGCCGTCAACGGCGCTGCGTTTCTCGTCGCTGTTTCCAGCTCCAAGCTCCGCTTGTTCATCATGGTGGCCGCGCTTTTTGCTTCTATTTTTGTAACTGCTTAATGTTTCTTTTTAATCGATTGACTAGTACTGATGGAGCAATTTTTGTTACtgcttaatttttctttttaatcgaTTGACTAGTACTGATGGAGCAAactgtccttttttttttttttttttgttgaagtaATTTGTTAGCTTGGGCAATCTCATTGGTTCATCATTCAAAATTAGTCTTGCTTCAAACCCTTCTTGGGCTTTGCAGTGATTTTTGCATTTTgatgaacttatatatatatatatatatatatatatatatatatatatatatatattgtactatGTGAATAATAGTATAaaacaattttatatttttaataaattttgaatatatttttaaaataaaatgataatatattattataatttaatttaaaaatatataaatgtgatactactatatacatacacatacacacacggATTATCATGTGTTGCactatgtaataataatataaaatacttttaagcattttaaaataaatttaaaagaattaatattgtatttaaaattataaaatacaaacattaaAATGTGATACTATTATGATACCATATAAATATAAGGACATGAAATATCTTAAAAATTATAAGTTATGATTTGAAACTAATACTTTAATTAAAGTTATGAGaaatatcaaaaattaaaaattacataACTTtttaaataagttaattaataagtagattttttattatttctaaatTGTGATTTGGTACCTACACTCttaactattattattttttgtttacttAACTATGAATTAAtgagatttttaaatttaaataaatttaaagttTATTATTTAGAAGGTACTTTTAAGtctataatttcatttccaaAATTTATCTTTTAGAAATTATATCATTAATTATCTAATAATGTTAGCTAGACACTTTacaataattttagaaaatatcgAAGaaatttatctattttatttgAAAGTATACATGTTATTCAACATTTATATTaccattgtatttattttattttttgaataaagtgGGTTTTTTTGGGTTCAAATCTtaatccatttaaaaaaatatttttaaatgtaaATTCATCTAACGTTATTGGAgttaatatttttgcaataattttttatttctgtaATACAATGATATTTTTGTCTacaaaattattataaatgtAAGGTTATCTAATT
The Malania oleifera isolate guangnan ecotype guangnan chromosome 13, ASM2987363v1, whole genome shotgun sequence DNA segment above includes these coding regions:
- the LOC131145902 gene encoding early nodulin-like protein 15, translating into MGALAGKRSSVASLLWVMVVGAGGILGWCTAEVYEVGGSAGWTTTGKVDYQKWAASQNFKVGDIIQFVYGKAYDNVLRVTHEKFQKCDTTAPFTVYSTGNDSVTIKSPGHLYFICGFPGHCQAGQKVDIRVLGDGTNPPAAAPNAPGPNPQSPPSPALPFPTTPPTPEPPAPPSDNSAVNGAAFLVAVSSSKLRLFIMVAALFASIFVTA